The Glycine soja cultivar W05 chromosome 8, ASM419377v2, whole genome shotgun sequence genome has a window encoding:
- the LOC114421180 gene encoding probable strigolactone esterase DAD2: MSTTEKGLSSALNARIEGCGTETIVFAHGYGTDQSIWDKIHPLVLALNYRLVTFDWAFAGTVKDQSLYDPHKYSSVEAFADDLITLLNEMDLKAVTFVGHSMSGIIGCIASVKRPQLFKTLILVGASPRFLNSDDYEGGFNSSDIEQLLSNIGTNYENFASGFASLIADPTNEDTVDKYEKCLKRMQGEVALSLAKTIFYSDWREILDKVETPCTIIQTKKDAAVPHNVALYMKNKIKGKVTLEIIDTLGHFPQLTAHLKFVQVLKAALAS, encoded by the exons ATGTCTACAACCGAAAAGGGGCTTTCAAGTGCTTTGAATGCCAGAATCGAAGGGTGCGGCACTGAAACTATAGTGTTTGCTCATGGCTATGGAACGGACCAGTCGATATGGGACAAAATACATCCTTTGGTTCTTGCTTTAAATTACCgtcttgttacgtttgattGGGCTTTTGCTGGAACTGTGAAGGATCAGAGCCTCTATGACCCTCACAAGTATTCCTCTGTGGAAGCTTTTGCTGATGACTTGATCACTCTGCTGAATGAGATGGACCTCAAAGCTGTCACTTTTGTTGGCCACTCCATGTCGGGcatcattggttgcattgcctCTGTCAAAAGACCTCAACTCTTCAAGACCCTTATTCTCGTTGGTGCTTCCCCAAG GTTTCTAAATTCAGATGATTATGAGGGAGGCTTTAACAGCTCAGATATTGAGCAATTGCTCTCAAACATAGGAACCAACTATGAAAACTTTGCTTCTGGCTTCGCCTCATTAATAGCGGATCCAACTAATGAAGACACTGTGGACAAATATGAGAAGTGCTTGAAGAGAATGCAAGGTGAAGTTGCTCTGTCCTTGGCCAAGACCATATTCTATTCTGATTGGAGAGAGATACTTGACAAGGTGGAGACTCCATGCACTATCATTCAGACCAAAAAGGATGCAGCTGTGCCACACAACGTAGCGCTCTACatgaagaacaaaattaaagGGAAAGTTACTTTAGAGATCATAGATACACTTGGCCATTTCCCCCAGTTAACTGCACACCTTAAGTTCGTTCAAGTGCTCAAGGCTGCTCTAGCTTCATAA
- the LOC114421177 gene encoding VIN3-like protein 1: MTENKSTSKITKKQETKKVSSFSHQPPRKQPRKGENPTRLIPPPDQSSDFGHSNTWICKNAACRAVLSMDDTFCRRCSCCICHLFDDNKDPSLWLVCTSESAQGGDSCGLSCHIECALQHEKVGVIDHGQLMQLDGGYCCASCGKVTGILGCWKKQLTIAKDARRVDVLCYRIYLSYRLLDGTSKFKDLHQTVQEAKAKLETEVGPVNGVSAKMARGIVSRLPIASGIQKLCSLAIEKADRWLATVPYVNPDSTEGSLPAACKFVFEEVTTSSAKIILIEMSNICSEEIKGYKLWYYKSQDESPTKDPISMFPKSQRRILVSNLKPCTEYTFRIISYTDTRDLGHSEAKCFTQSIEIVKNNPSSSVAMNKEKENLLTRGNSSVSKIGPNATTEGYGFKVRDLGKFLRLAWAQEQGYLEEFCCANVKNCCGQSEMVDKPRIPEAQLPSLSRVLDLNVVSVPDLNEELTPPFEYSRDEDNGCSLLQAVEADDDAASHDLEKNGLVRSHGSGDSQTWTHGPTGEVSAVDSRIDMCRKRIASTNEETHDCDSTLINGSPLRISDGSRSLDENFEYCVKVIRWLECEAHIKQEFRLKLLTWFSLRATEQERRVVNTFIQTLIDDPSSLAGQLVDSFSDIISNKRLRSGFCSKAGASN; this comes from the exons ATGACCGAAAATAAGTCAACCAGTAAGATCACTAAGAAACAAGAGACAAAAAAAGTTTCTAGTTTCAGCCATCAGCCCCCTAGAAAGCAACCTCGGAAGGGTGAAAACCCTACTAGACTCATACCTCCTCCTGACCAGTCTTCTGATTTTGGCCATTCAAACACTTGGATTTGTAAAAATGCTGCTTGTAGGGCGGTTTTGTCTATGGATGACACATTTTGTAGAAGATGCTCTTGCTGTATTTGTCAcctttttgatgataacaaggATCCTAGTCTTTGGTTGGTATGCACATCTGAATCTGCTCAAGGGGGGGACTCCTGTGGGTTGTCTTGCCATATTGAATGTGCCCTTCAGCATGAAAAGGTGGGAGTTATTGATCATGGGCAACTGATGCAACTAGATGGTGGCTATTGTTGTGCATCCTGTGGTAAAGTTACAGGGATACTTGG ATGCTGGAAGAAGCAGCTAACTATAGCTAAGGATGCCCGGCGTGTAGATGTACTCTGTTACAGGATATATTTGAGCTACAGGCTCCTTGATGGAACCTCAAAATTCAAAGATTTGCATCAAACAGTACAAGAGGCAAAGGCTAAACTGGAGACAGAAGTTGGTCCTGTCAATGGTGTTTCTGCCAAGATGGCTCGAGGCATTGTCAGTAGACTCCCTATTGCCAGTGGTATACAGAAACTCTGCTCTCTTGCTATTGAGAAAGCTGATAGGTGGCTTGCCACTGTTCCTTATGTAAATCCAGATTCCACAG AGGGTTCACTTCCTGCTGCTTGCAAGTTTGTTTTTGAAGAGGTAACAACTTCCTCagccaaaatcattttaattgaaatgtCAAATATATGTTCTGAGGAAATTAAGGGATACAAGCTCTGGTATTACAAGAGTCAGGACGAATCACCCACTAAAGATCCTATTTCCATGTTTCCCAAATCTCAGAGGAGGATTTTGGTATCCAACCTCAAGCCTTGCACAGAATATACTTTTCGGATTATATCTTACACTGATACACGTGACTTGGGTCATTCTGAGGCTAAGTGTTTCACCCAGAGCATCGAGATAGTTAAAAACAATCCCTCTTCATCTGTTGCtatgaataaagaaaaagagaaccttCTAACTAGGGGTAATTCTTCGGTCTCTAAGATAGGGCCCAATGCCACAACAGAAGGCTACGGATTCAAGGTTCGAGACCTTGGGAAATTTTTGCGTCTTGCTTGGGCTCAAGAACAAGGTTACTTGGAAGAGTTTTGCTGCGCCAATGTGAAAAATTGCTGTGGACAAAGTGAAATGGTGGATAAGCCTAGAATTCCAGAAGCACAGTTGCCTTCACTTTCGCGAGTCCTTGATTTAAATGTTGTTTCAGTTCCTGATTTAAATGAAGAGCTAACACCTCCTTTTGAGTATTCTAGGGATGAAGATAATGGTTGCTCTTTGCTGCAAGCAGTTGAGGCAGATGATGATGCTGCTTCTCATGATCTAGAGAAAAATGGTTTAGTAAGATCACATGGGAGTGGGGATTCCCAGACCTGGACCCATGGGCCAACAGGAGAAGTGTCTGCTGTTGATTCTCGCATAGATATGTGCAGGAAAAGGATAGCAAGCACAAACGAAGAGACTCATGATTGTGACAGCACTTTGATAAATGGTTCTCCTTTACGCATATCTGATGGTTCACGTTCCTTGGATGAGAACTTTGAGTATTGTGTGAAAGTAATTCGTTGGCTAGAATGTGAGGCTCACATCAAACAGGAATTTAGGTTGAAATTGCTAACATGGTTTAGTTTAAGGGCGACAGAGCAAGAACGCAGGGTGGTTAATACCTTCATTCAAACTCTTATTGATGATCCAAGTAGTTTGGCAGGACAACTGGTAGACTCTTTTTCTGATATTATATCCAACAAGAGGCTAAGAAGTGGATTCTGTAGTAAAGCTGGGGCATCAAATTAA